From Ictalurus punctatus breed USDA103 chromosome 2, Coco_2.0, whole genome shotgun sequence:
TAATGCAGAGGCCAGTGAAAAAACTGACTTGGCGTTTTCCAGCAGCACCACAAATCCCTACCCCACCAACACCAGTGAACTTTGTAAGACAGTCTGATGTTGTTCCTACCCAGAGTGTAACGGCAAGGTGCAATGAAACTGCAGTGTATGTAGAGGTGAGAAAAGACCTGTTTGGTCCTAGGGCATCCCTCAATATTACTGCTCTCACACTGGGAGGCTGTGCTGCCAAAGGGGTGGCTGTTTCCTCTCAAGTCCTTGTCTATGAATCACCATTGCATGGCTGCAACAGCAAGTTGACTGTAAGTCTTCTATTGCTAAATACCTTAGTATTGCTTTAAGCTCACTCGGACCTCAATTTACACTTGCTCGTCTCATTCAGGTGACTGCAAATGAGCTGGTCTATATCTTCACCCTTGGTATTGCTTCAGTGCCCTTAAGTAGTGCTCCCATTTTAAGAAGTCCTGGTGCTATGGCTTTTGTTGAGTGCCACTATCCAAGGTATTGCTCTATTCCAAGAAATCTGTTTGGGTTTACTTGGGAGGTTGTGCTTATTTGTGATGGTCCTGTTTTGAATGCTTTTCAGATTCCACAATGTGAGTAGCAGTGCTCTCCTGCCTGCTTGGATTCCATATGCTTCTGCTCAAGCTGCTGAGGAACATCTCCTCTTCTCCTTGAGGCTCATGATGGGTTTGTATCATGGTTGGCTTGTAGCTTGCTTGCTTGTTTGAGGATGAGTTACTAATGTAGCTTCTCCTTGTAGATGACTGGATATCTGAAAGACCTTCTGATTACAACTACCAGCTGGGTGAGCTTATAAATATTGAGGCATCTGTAGTGCAGTTCAACCATGTGCCCCTGCGTGTCTTTGTAGACAGCTGTGTGGCCACTGCTGTCCCTGATATAAATGCAGTCCCCAGATATTCCTTCATTGAGAACCATGGGTGAGTGAGGTTGATTTGAGCCTTTGTAAGCTGTCCTGAACATTCCTAACTGTTGTAAATCCTTCCAGGTGCTTGATTGATTCCAAGCTTACTCACTCCAGTTCCCACTTCATGCCCCAAACTCAAGCAGCTAAGCTGGGGTTTCAGCTGGAGGCATTCAAGTTTCAGCATGTGAACAGTAGCTGGGTAGGTGATGACTGTCTGGACAGGGGTGATGGGCCTGTTTAGCTGTCAGACTATAACTTGGTCTCCTTTTGTTGCCAGTTCTATATTGCATGCATCTTGAAGGCAACAGCAGCATCTGCCCCTGCTGATGCTGAGCACAAGGCTTGTTCCTTCTCAGGCAATAGGTATGTTGCTGTGGCAGTGTTGGTACAGTGCAGATGAGCTGTgactactaacactactgttTCTTCCTAGATGGACTGCTGCATATGGTGTTGACCAGGTATGCAGCTGTTGCAACAGCAGCTGTGGTTCAAGGAAGGGTCGTGATCTCTCATCAGAGCAAGGTATTTGGGAGAACCATGTTGGTGTTCATGTCATTTCTCTTTGCAGTCTATGACCTGAAATGCCACTACACAACCTATGATTCTGTTGTATTTGTGGTTTTGTAACCTGTTCATGCACTTTACCTTTATTTGCAGGCTTGCAGCTGGAGAGAGAAGTGAGCCTTGGCCCGATCATGGTTCTGGAAAATGTCTGGTAGTCTAATAACTTTgtctaaataaaattttataacTTGTATGTCTTGTGATGCTTTGTTACTTCTGACACACAACTGGGTATGCACTTGTCTTGTAATGGgcagagtgcaagcagggactccagcAAAATTATTTGACTGCATAACTAGGTGGGCAAGCCAGAAGATGGCTGACATTAAGGTGCCCCGATTGGTAAAAGTGTGCCTTTATGCCTCCCCCAGGGTGGCATAGTTGGATTTACTAAATTCGGGATAAACATTTCCCTCCACTTGGGAATGCCAAAACATACACATTCAGTGCACTTAAGTAGTTTTCCAGCCATTTTAGACCTAAGCTTCTGTAGCCATAAATTATGATTGTAATCAAAAGGTCAACAAATAATGCTGCACAGAACTTTTTTGCTATCTAAAAAGTTTGTCATTTGTGACTAACACAGCTGCTGTTATGGTACTGTGACTTGCTCTAAAACCTGATTGATCATTAGGGATATTCGGTTAGACTTTCTTGTTTTTTAAGCTAGAACTGGTAATCTGGGGACATGATAGAACCCATCAATATGGCTGCTCTCACCCTGGGCGGCTGTGCTGCTAAAGGGGAAAATGCTGCTTCTGAAGTCCTTATCTACTGCAATAGCAAGTTTTCTGTAAGTCTTTATTTCTAGAAATCCTTGGTTCTGTTTAAATCTTGTGATCGCTTGCATTACTTCTCTCTCAGGTGAACGAGGATGAACTGGCCTTTGTCTTTGCCCTTGGTTTTGCTTCAGAGCCTTTAAGTGGTACTCCCATTTCAATTCACTATCCAAGGTATTGTTCCATATGTTAAACCTGTTTGGATTTACTTGGATAACTCTACTAAATCTGGTCTCTTTCAAATGCTTTCCAAATTCTGTGATGCTCCCAGCAGTACTCTGATGCCTGTGTGGTATTCCCAAGTGGAGGGAAACGTTTATCCCAAATTTAGTAAATCCAACTATGCCACCATGGGGGGGAACCAGGGGAAATGCTCCCAAATAAAGGCACACATAACTTTTACCACTCATGGCAAGGAACATGAGTGAGACATGAGTATgaatataaatgacattttatgacaCTTAAGCATCATTAAAACTTAACATACAAATTTAAAATCTATCTCCCATGATGCACAATAAGGATTTTTAAAACTGAGCACTTCTCCAAGCCCATGCTGGGCAGGGacaaggcaggccagctacaGCTCAGGTCATCCAAGCCCAGTGCAAGTCACACCGAAATCAtcaaacactacctacaccataaggaagttgttgtgttggcagaCTGAGCACACTGTGAAGCACACACCAACGAATAAATGCAGCTAGTCTCCCCTGtcccaccaagactcactggctcctggagagaaagaagacactggttaacccaaaattacacaaataataaacaaaaagaaacaaattacTGACACCATGGGATGGGGGCTAGATCACCCAggcccactgacaccaccacatGAAATAGAGGCAGTTAACAGCACCTAAGAAGGATCAAAAttatggtaaaaataaataaaatgaaaaatatagcaACTGtagcatggagacagtaagGCTTAACATACACCTTGTTTTGTGGAACAACAaacctgaaacaggtttggggcAGGAAAACACTAATTTACCACTTAGCCTCTCAGACTACATGTGGTTGCAGAACATAAGCCAAACATGCATCCAAAACTAAAGTCAACAAAACCAACACTAACATAACGAACAATACTAGACAAAGtgagacaataaataaaaccatgaaacaatgacaaaacaaaataagaaaTCGATGAAGCAAAACAGACTGGGTGAAACAAAACAGATCAAGTGGAGCAAAACACTGAAGTAAAGCAAAACAGATCAAGAAAGTGACCATAAAATGAAGTCAGGTAAAGCAAAACAGATCGGgtgaaacaaaataataaataaaacaaaacagcagtgGCGTCACGTGTAGCATCTTTGGCTAGGGATTTGTCTTAGAGAAGACTTAGAtgctcaactccccactctcaTCTTAACACAAAGATCAGAGTGTCTGATGAGGAGACAGAAGAAGAGCCTACAACTtccaagaaaaagaaagctgcATTTAACAGACAATACCAGGTGTCCTACTTGAAATATGGTTTTATCGTGTCAGGTGATTTCCACGCACCAAGCCCGCTCTGCATAATATGTGGCAACCGACTCTCTAATGAGGCAATGAAGCCTTCAAAACTGCTTCGCCACTTGGAGACCAAGCACCCTGTATTAAAAGACAAGCCTTTTGAgtattttgaaagaaaaagtGTGAACAAGAAGGACAGAAGCAATTACTGAGGGTGAGCAATTTGTTTTAGTGGTGTATCTTATTTTGAAGGCATGTTGAAACGTTACCATAGCGACCAGAGAGTGTTAGGGGGCAGAGAGGATGTTACTCATGTTACGTTGATGGCATGATGTTATGAGGACGCTGCTAATAAAGTTGCGATTTCACATTGgattaaagtttattattatatttaaaaaataccccAGTTTTTATGTCGGTcgtatcattttattttgttgtatttatccGTCACACCTTAAAGGCCGGTCCGTGAAAATATTGTCTGATATTAAACCGGTCCGTGGCGCAAAAAGGTTGGGGACCGCTGCACTACACCACCTGTTTTGGTGCAAACGTCTGTCATAACCAGCACATTCTCCAACCCTGACTGAGTTGGCTCCAACACTGTGAAGTCTAGTGCCAATATTTCGTTTGGCCAAAAAGCCAATAGATGGCCCATGAAGCTACTAGGAAAGGGTTGCGTTTCCTTGGCCGCCTGGCACCGGTCACACTCTTGACACCATTTTTCCACATTGGATGTCAGGCCTGGCCAAAAACAACACTGCCACACCAACTCAATGGTGCGCTCATCTCCTTGGTGCCCATGATCATGGTGTAACTGCGCTAAAACTTCAGTCTGCATTAGCGATGGCAGCACCAGTTGAAGTCCCTCTTCACCCCCATCCAAGCGAAACACCCAGCGAGGTATTACTCCATCTTGCTCACACAAACGGCCCCATTGGCGTACCAACTTCACAACAGCCTTGGGAAGCTGCTGGTGCTCCTCTACACTAGGAAGCATCCCACACCTCCAAACCATTAGGGCCTCACCAATAACAGGATCCTCTTATTGCAAGGACTGCATATCCACAGCTAGACTGGGCAACTCAGTAACTACTGCTTGGGAACCCAGCCCATCTTCCCCGCCTGCCTTACACTGGTTTGGAGCACTGTGGACCGGCAGTAACGCATCTATCTCAACCTGGTTTGAAGGACCTAAATTCATTGAGCCCTGGTCTTTCCCTACCAAACTGTGACTCTGCAGTTTGGCGGGACCTAGTTTTCCGATGGTTGGGGAAAACTCTGTCCAACCTGCCCCCTATGAGTCACCTCCCGATGTGCTATGGAAGTAGGAACACATTCTCCGTCACATTCACGAGCGTAATGACCAGGTTTTGACAACGATGACAGGGTAATACCTCAGTACGGGATGATCGACGAACGCGCCAAGGAAACTGCATACATGCAACACTTTGAGTGAGTTGATTTAGCTGTTGCAGCTATGACTTTAACATCTCCCGCAGCTCCCTTAACTCCGACTGAGAATGCCCTTGCACACTATACTGGATGCCATAAGCCATTGGAACTGACTGACTCTGGCCCCTCGCACCCCCTGGCATTCCCTCCTGTTCCCACCATATCGCCTCAACATGTACGGTCAGTAAAGTAGAGGCGGGTTGGCGGCGAACTAGTTGCTTCAGCTCCCGGCGGAGAATGCTATTGGCTACATGCTCAACAAATTGATCATGCAACACAATTTCGGCATTAACGATAGCATTAGGTGATTCCTGTTTAACCCTCTCCAGGAGAATCATCAAGGCCAGGGAAAACTCTAACAGAGATTTCCCATCCTGCTGCCTCCTGGAGAAAAAGGCTTGTTGGAGTGCTACATTTGACTGAGAGCAACCATACAACTCACACAGAATTGCAATAATCTTGTCAGGATCTCCCCGTTACTCACTGGGACGGTGTCTAATCTCCTCCCATGCTACCCCCTCCAAATGATTGAATTTCACGTTTCCCAAATGTGATTGGATGCATTGATGTTCTTATTAAAGCTCCTTCAGTGAATGACGGAGACTATGTTAATAggaagtcattccatagcatcaaTGTGCAGCTAACAATAGAATATTCGGGTGCTGAATCAAGGTTTAACAAATTAAATGCAACTCATTTCTGGTCCCTACTAACTAGATAATATGTGACTCAACCCACCTCATCACCAACATGGAAGCAAAATGACCAGGGTCTGTACCCAATACCAGAATATTTCGAGGCCCCCTTCTCTTTATGAAGATGATCCCAGTTAACGCAGTGGTCTAGAGATTGCAGGTTGTTACAAGAGGTGATCTGCCAAAATCAGTTCTTATTAAAAGACTAATGCACAAAGTAAACAGTCAAGTGTGGCTCATTGTTTCCTGTAATTGAAagatatttgtatttattgcttTACCATTCAGcaataaatgacagaataatCATTAGACAaatacagcctttttttttacgttcaccttttttcctccatttggAGTTGCAGAAGGTCCATTTCCATGTCACTTTTCCAATTTGCATTTGGAGATGCACCTTTATACAGCACCTTTGCAGGCAGCTAGGAAGACAGAAGGATATGATTGATGTCTGTAATCCATATGCagaacaaatatttttaatcaggaTGACTGCAAACAATTTTTTACACTGCCAAGGTTCTGTGTGGAGgaacaaccccaattccaaaaaagttgtgacactGTGtcaagtgtaaataaaaaacagaatgcaatgatttgcaaaatctcaaacccatgttattcacaatagaatatagaaaaactattaaatgtttaaactgagtaaatatacaattttaagggggaaaaaaggtaattttgaatttgatggctgcagcacgtttcaaaaaagttgggacggggcaacaagaGGCAGGAAAATcagtgttattaaaaagaaacagctgggtgttaactggcaacaggtcagtaacatgattgggtatttttttaaaaatccagttaAAGTGGCTTTTTAGGAGCTACATGCTTTTGTGTTGGGCTCCATGGTGTACTTATAAATGATATTGCAACTTGCAAGGCACCATGAATCCAGCATTAATGAACCCAGGGATCCAGCAGCTTGTTAATCACCTTGTTTCAACACATGACTGGGTTCATGAAGGCTTTGACCGGATGAAGTGTTCTGTATTCTGTGGATTCTGGGATTTGGAACCATGTTTTTTTGTACAATCTATTTCCAGGAGACTTCATGGTTTTCtttaaagctttttatttttttgtaggCTACTGAACTTTGTCTGCTTTTCTCTTCTAGGGTACCAGCTGGCAACACAAGTAACCCTTGGTCCAATCATGGTTGAGGAAGTGTTTGActtgttttgaaataaaatgttttattaaatttgCAGTTGTGACTTGAACTGGGACTGAGCTAGCCACAGCCTTTAATCAATGTTCATTAAGTGCTTTATGACTTTAATAAATATGCAAGTGTACAGGCGTCCTTATAAAAGTGTCGCACTGAATGTGTACAGGTTGTACAGATCCACTAACATGAACCAGTCTTGTAGCTTATCACAAACAATGAGACTTCTGTCATATGTATTCCTTAAAACAAGCCCAGTTGGCAACAACTGTGGTCTATTCCAGAGAGTAGATTATGCGGGTTTCCTGGGTAAGCTTACGCCAAGTAAATGGATCACCTCAACCATCGGTTCCAAAAACGGAGGAAACTTTTAGGGTATCCAGAAATAGCAATTACTCTCTGAACATAACCTGCTCTAAAGCAGGTTACGTTCCAGGGTTAGTCCATTTCCAAAGAGCTAACAGAGCAGTGCAAAAAAGTACCCTTTTGAGGAATGTCCTTATGAGTAAGCACAGGTTATACAAAGTCTCTTTCACTGTGAGTGGGTGATAAGACAATGTATACATGTTTTTGTATCCAGATGAATATTTCAGGAGCATTACCATTTTTCACATGAATCATTGACTTTTATTTGGCAAACCTTTTGAAACTTCACATCACCAACGTGACACATTGTGGATCAGCGCTTAACACTGagcattttttttgcagtgctctttgttttcatttttgccAGAGGGAGTTTTCCGTGTAACGTGGGTGATGCAGAGTATGTGGGGAAGGCATCTCTGTGTAGGACCATTCGTGTACAGTATGCCTGGCACTCCAAGGGTTCAACACACTCTTGTGCAGGGCCCTGGCAATTTCACGTTTCCCAAATGTGATTGGATGCAttgatgttcctattaaagctCCTTCAGTGAATGAAGGAGAGTATGTTAATAggaagtcattccatagcatgtGTGCAGCTAACAGTAGAATATTGGGTGCTGAATTAAGGTTTAACAAATTAAATGCAACTCATTTCTGGTCCCTACTAACTAGATAATATGTGACTCAACCCACCTCATCCCCAACATGGAAGCAAAATGACCAGGGTCTGTACCCAATACCAGAATATTTCGAGGCCCCCTACTCTTTATGAAAATGATCAAGAGGAACCCCCAGTTAACCCAGTGGACTAGAGAGATTGCAGGGTGTTACAAGACATGTCTGCCAAAATCACTTCTTATTAAAAGACTAATGCACAAAGTAAACAGTCAAGTGTGGCTCATTGTTTCCTGTAATTGaaagacatttgtatttattgcttTACCGATCAGcaataaatgacagaataatCATTAGGCAAATACGGCCTTTTTTTACGTTCaccttttttcctccatttggAGTTGCAGAAGGTCCATCTCCATGTCACTTTTCCAATTTGCATTTGGAGATGCACCTTTATACAGCACCTTTGCAGGCAGCTAGGAAGACAGAAGGATATGATTGATGTCTGTAATCCATATGCagaacaaatatttttaatctgGACGACTGCAAACAATTTTTTACACTGCCaagattctgtgtggaggaacaaccccaattccaaaaaagttgtgacagtgtatcaagtgtaaataaaaaacagaatgcaatgatttgcaaaatctcaaacccatgttattcacaatagaatatagaaaaactattaaatgtttaaactgagtaaatataCAATTTTAAGGGgtaaaaaaggtaattttgaatttgatggctgcaacacgtttcaaaaaagttgggacggggcaacaagaGGCAGGAAAATcagtgttattaaaaagaaacagctgggtgttaactggcaacaggtcagtaacatgattgggtatttaaaaaaaagagtgtcttagagaggcagagtctttcagaagtaaagatggccagaggttcaccaatctgcaaaaaactacatctacaatttgtggaacaatttcagaataatgttcctcaacgtaaaattgcgaagactatctTCTCATATCTCCTCATCAGAAGAATATCTcctcatctacagtacatatcatattcaaaagattcagagaatctggagaaatctctgtgggCAATGTTTGGTCTAGCAAACAGAAACTATACCTGAACACAATAACCACTTACGACTGTGGCAGGATGTGCTGTTGCAGAAGGTTCAGTTAATACAACGTGTCCATCAGCAACtgtaagaaaatgaaatcagatGCTCAATGTACATTCTCAAACAAATACAACTAATATACAAAGACATAAGGATCATCATGATTGTTTAAGGTTAAATCACTTAAAGCACTGGGGCCGGATTCTAATTTGCTACATAAACATTTTACCAAACCACTAATATCATGGGAGACAGACGACTCTGATGAACTTTCCCCTTGATTAAGGGACAGTGCCAGCAACTCAGCCGGAATGAGTGAAGGTGCTGGTGGTTCCTCACCCATTTTACAGGCCTCTGCCTTCTTCAAGCATTTACTCGATCCGTTACTTTTTGTCCAAGCCAACTCTCTGTCTAAATCCTCTAATTCTGCTTTGCTAAAGTATGTGGATCATCTTTTCTCACCCTGGTGtgtttacaggtgcatctcaaaaactTTGTATATATTGGAAAAGTTCGGTTTTTTCcacaatttaattcaaaaagtggaattttcataTAGTATAGATTCTTACAGCTcacagaaatcaaaaatccaatatcttaaaatattagaataaagaatttataatacagaaatgtcaaccttctgaaaatAATGTTAATTTATGAGCTGACACTCGgtcagggctttaatccttttgcaggaattactgcatcgatgcagcgtggcatggaggcaatcagcctgtggcagtGCTGAGATGTTCTGGAAggccaggttgctttgataacGGTCTTCAGCTTGACTGTATTGTTGGGTCaagtgtctctcatagattgtCTAtagggttcaggtcaggcgagttggctggacAATCAGGCActgtaataccatggtcagtaaaccagttactagtagttttggcactgtgggtaGGTGctgagtcctgctggaaaagaaaatcagcatctccataaaactcgtcagcagatggaagcatgaagttctctaaaatctcttGGTAgtcgctgcatcgactctcgacttgagaaaacacagtggaccaacaccagcagatgacatggcccccaaatcatcactgactgtggaaacttcacactggacttcaagcaacttggattctgtgcctctccactcttcctccagactctaggaccttgatttccaaatgaaatgcagcatttactttcatcttccccatgattgtggtgtGTGTACTGAGCCAGACCATGAGATTCAAGGCTCGGGAAACCTTTGCAGTTGTTTTCAGTTAATAAGCTGATTAGAACTCTTCTccggttgacatttctgtattacaaattttttattctaatattttgagatactgaatgtttgatttccatgagctgtaagcccaTCAAGATGAAAACAGAATATACTAAAGTTCAACTTCTGGAATTAAATTACAGAGAAAAAGGAACTTTTCCAagatattctaatattttgagatgcactTGTATATACTCATGTGTTAACTCTGTTACCAATAGGAGGGGGGTTGAACTTACTCCTcacaaatgttctggaaaaCTCAGAGGAAGCACTGTTTGGGTTAATCAACCTAGAGTTCAGGGTTTATGTCAGGCCAAGTTAACCTTGCTTTCAGGAATACCCCCTTGGTTTCTGTTACTTTCTAACACATGGGCCCACAGCAAAAGTCCCACTTTAAGTAAGCTGCAGGTATGTTTGTTTTGCAGCTCATAATAAATGTCCTGTGGCAACACAAGACATTTCaggttctttatttttatttgtttaatttttttacatcacgTCCTCAATTAAGGACTAAAGTTAAATTTCAGTTCTATGTTTGGCAAATTGCTTAGCTAGGTCATGTGACCTAGACAATTAAGAGAATTAAACACTTGGTCCAATCACATGCAAGGGGCAGTAAAATTCTAATTGCTGTCATCTGTTAGGCAGTCCAATTATTTACACAACAGACTCAGAAGAACATCAGGATGCTAAGAAATGCTTGAATACCTGCATAAATAGGAGGTGCTCTCCTAGTAGCGGTGTGCTTGCAGTTGTCTGTTAACAGCAATGGGTTTCAACTATGTGGGGTTTGGTGCGCTGTTGATATTGACAGTTGGATTGTCAGCAGCACAATGGCCAGGATTGATGAATGCTCCTGCTGGATTTCAACCTAACAAGCCAAGTCATCCTTCACTGCTAGTGAGTGCTGGGTTGCCTTCTCAGTGGATGCAAAGTGACAATCAGAGTGGAAGCCCTGCAGTAGCCCCATTTGGATTGCAGCTTCAAAATCCTTCAGATGCTCAAGACCAGCAAGTAATGCAGAGGCCAGTGAAAAAACTGACTTGGTGTTTTCCAGCAGCACCACAAATCCCTACCCCACCAACACCAGTGAACTTTGTAAGACAGTCTGATGTTGTTCCTACCCAGAGTGTAACAGCAAGGTGCAATGAAACTGCAGTGTATGTAGAGGTGAGAAAAGACCTGTTTGGTCCTAGGGCATCCCTCAATATTACTGCTCTCACACTGGGAGGCTGTGCTGCCAAAGGGGTGGCTGTTTCTTCTCAAGTCCTTGTCTATGAATCACCATTGCATGGCTGCAACAGCAAGTTGACTGTAAGTCTTCTATTGCTAAATACCTTAGTATTGCTTTAAGCTCACTCGGACCTCAATTTACACTTGCTCGTCTCATTCAGGTGACTGCAAATGAGCTGGTCTATATCTTCACCCTTGGTATTGCTTCAGTGCCCTTAATTAGTGCTCCCATTTTAAGAAGTCCTGGTGCAATGGCTTTTGTTGAGTGCCACTATCCAAGGTATTGCTCTATTCCAAGAAATCTGTTTTGGTTTACTTGGGAGGTTGTGCTTATTTGTGATGGTCCTGTTTTGAATACTTCCCAGATTCCACAATGTGAGTAGCAGTGCTCTCCTGCCTGCTTGGATTCCATATGCTTCTGCTCAA
This genomic window contains:
- the LOC108261616 gene encoding zona pellucida sperm-binding protein 3, with protein sequence MGFNYVGFGALLILTVGLSAAQWPGLMNAPAGFQPNKPSHPSLLVSAGLPSQWMQSDNQSGSPAVAPFGVQLQNPSDAQDQQVMQRPVKKLTWRFPAAPQIPTPPTPVNFVRQSDVVPTQSVTARCNETAVYVEVRKDLFGPRASLNITALTLGGCAAKGVAVSSQVLVYESPLHGCNSKLTVTANELVYIFTLGIASVPLSSAPILRSPGAMAFVECHYPRFHNVSSSALLPAWIPYASAQAAEEHLLFSLRLMMDDWISERPSDYNYQLGELINIEASVVQFNHVPLRVFVDSCVATAVPDINAVPRYSFIENHGCLIDSKLTHSSSHFMPQTQAAKLGFQLEAFKFQHVNSSWFYIACILKATAASAPADAEHKACSFSGNRWTAAYGVDQVCSCCNSSCGSRKGRDLSSEQGLQLEREVSLGPIMVLENVW
- the LOC108259431 gene encoding zona pellucida sperm-binding protein 3, with amino-acid sequence MGFNYVGFGALLILTVGLSAAQWPGLMNAPAGFQPNKPSHPSLLVSAGLPSQWMQSDNQSGSPAVAPFGLQLQNPSDAQDQQVMQRPVKKLTWCFPAAPQIPTPPTPVNFVRQSDVVPTQSVTARCNETAVYVEVRKDLFGPRASLNITALTLGGCAAKGVAVSSQVLVYESPLHGCNSKLTVTANELVYIFTLGIASVPLISAPILRSPGAMAFVECHYPRFHNVSSSALLPAWIPYASAQAAEEHLLFSLRLMMDDWISERPSDYNYQLGELINIEASVVQFNHVPLRVFVDSCVATAVPDINAVPRYSFIENHGCLIDSKLTHSSSHFMPQTQAAKLGFQLEAFKFQHVNSSWFYIACILKATAASAPADAEHKACSFSGNRWTAAYGVDQVCSCCNSSCGSRKGRDLSSEQGLQLEREVSLGPIMVLENVW